One region of Mucilaginibacter gotjawali genomic DNA includes:
- a CDS encoding cupin-like domain-containing protein: MLTDELPVTPLYQEITTVDRRTNLPHEEFINEYVKKSLPVVLTDAAKNWKAMKKFTPAWFKEHYAHINKNINGVNYNMGDFIDMMLTSTAENPAPYPYNFDVKKVFPELMDDFLPEIIYGNIDRINHKLMPKKLLQGTTVYEIFLGGKGSSFPYLHFDALFMHTQITQVYGSKVFIMYPPDQTPCMYPFPDNPKFSQVNFLNPDYEKFPLFKNAKPIEFTLLEGETLLFPSGWWHTTKINEPCISLGRAQLNGYNWDNFIKDRYINWKKKISIAALPVLAYGKIVGSIMNAQDR; encoded by the coding sequence ATGCTGACAGACGAATTGCCGGTTACACCCCTTTACCAGGAAATTACTACGGTCGACAGGCGCACAAACCTTCCGCACGAGGAATTTATCAACGAATATGTAAAGAAATCACTGCCTGTTGTTTTAACGGATGCTGCAAAAAACTGGAAGGCGATGAAGAAATTCACACCTGCCTGGTTTAAAGAACATTACGCGCACATCAACAAAAATATCAATGGCGTTAACTATAACATGGGCGATTTTATCGACATGATGTTAACCTCAACTGCCGAAAATCCGGCGCCGTATCCCTATAATTTTGATGTCAAAAAAGTTTTTCCGGAACTGATGGACGACTTTTTGCCCGAGATCATTTACGGAAATATCGACAGGATCAACCATAAGCTGATGCCCAAAAAGTTATTACAGGGCACCACTGTTTACGAAATATTTTTGGGCGGCAAGGGTTCAAGCTTCCCCTACCTGCATTTTGATGCTTTGTTTATGCATACGCAGATCACCCAGGTATACGGTTCAAAGGTGTTTATCATGTACCCTCCTGATCAAACACCATGTATGTACCCGTTCCCGGACAACCCCAAATTTTCGCAGGTAAATTTCCTCAACCCTGATTATGAAAAATTCCCCTTATTTAAAAACGCCAAACCGATAGAATTTACGCTGCTTGAGGGCGAAACACTGCTGTTTCCTTCGGGATGGTGGCATACCACAAAAATAAACGAACCATGCATCTCCCTTGGCCGCGCCCAACTCAATGGCTATAATTGGGATAATTTTATAAAGGACCGGTACATCAACTGGAAGAAAAAAATATCTATAGCCGCATTACCCGTTTTAGCCTATGGTAAAATAGTGGGCAGCATCATGAATGCGCAGGACAGATGA
- the secA gene encoding preprotein translocase subunit SecA has protein sequence MLNFISKLFGNKSERDVKVLWPLADKVKAEYAKLDGISNDELRDKTFGFKKTISDGLASIDAEIAAVKDQTENTPDMDVSEKVGLYTQLDKLEKDRNKELEVILMNILPEAFAVVKETARRFKENKTIEVTAYQFDRELAARKSNVIIKGDKAIHHNTWIAAGNEVTWDMVHYDVQLIGGIVLHQGKISEMATGEGKTLVATLPAYLNALAGQGVHIVTVNDYLARRDSEWMGPLYEFHGLSVDCIDKHEPNSEERRAAYLADITFGTNNEFGFDYLRDNMTRSPEELVQRRLHYAMVDEVDSVLIDDARTPLIISGPIPRGDEHEFYELKPRIERLVNAQKNYVNGALNEAKKLIAEGKTGPDEGGLALLRAFRGLPKSKALIKFLSEGPNRQLLLKSENYYMQDQSKEMPKVDAELFFIIDEKNNQVELAEKGIELITTSGEDPHFFVMPDVGTEISDIEKSNLPAEEKIAKKDALMRDFSIKSERIHSVNQLLKAYTLFEKDTEYILDDGKVKIVDEQTGRVLDGRRYSDGLHQAIEAKENVKVEDATQTFATITLQNYFRMYHKLCGMTGTAVTEAGEFWEIYKLDVVEIPTNTPTSREDRQDLVYRTVREKYNAVAEEISKLTTAGRPVLVGTTSVEISELLSRMLKLRGIKHNVLNAKMHQKEADIVAEAGQTGTVTIATNMAGRGTDIKLGPGVKEAGGLAIVGTERHESRRVDRQLRGRAGRQGDPGSSQFFVSLEDNLMRLFGSERISNLMVKMGIEEGEVIQHSMISNSIERAQKKVEENNFGIRKRLLEYDDVMNSQRTVIYSKRKNALFGDRLDVDISNTVFDVVEDVVTEYKEANNHEGFNMEMIRIFSLDFEITQEDWAGITIASLTDKVFAAVTEFYKRKQEAIAQQAYPVLKDVFETRGEYVENIMVPFTDGIHGIQVSVPLKKAIKNHGLEVFKSFEKNVTLYLIDDAWKEHLREMDELKQSVQNAVYEQKDPLLVYKFEAFELFRQMLASVNKELVSFLFRGGIPVQQEPDEVREAKPQPKLDLKKMRTSKPELVSEANGAAMQDMRELQKAAPVRVENKIGRNDPCPCGSGKKYKNCHGVGLV, from the coding sequence ATGTTAAATTTTATAAGTAAACTTTTTGGGAACAAGTCTGAACGGGATGTAAAGGTTTTGTGGCCTTTAGCAGACAAGGTGAAGGCCGAATACGCCAAACTGGACGGAATAAGCAATGACGAACTTAGGGACAAAACATTTGGCTTTAAGAAAACTATAAGTGACGGGCTGGCCTCAATTGATGCAGAAATTGCTGCAGTTAAGGATCAAACAGAGAATACCCCGGATATGGACGTCAGCGAAAAGGTGGGTTTATATACCCAGCTGGACAAGCTGGAAAAAGACCGCAATAAAGAGCTGGAAGTTATTTTGATGAATATACTTCCGGAGGCTTTTGCTGTGGTAAAGGAAACCGCCCGCAGGTTTAAAGAAAACAAGACCATCGAAGTTACCGCCTACCAGTTTGACCGTGAGTTGGCTGCCCGCAAATCAAATGTGATCATTAAAGGAGACAAGGCCATCCACCATAATACCTGGATTGCTGCCGGAAACGAAGTTACCTGGGATATGGTTCATTACGATGTACAGCTGATCGGCGGTATTGTATTGCACCAGGGAAAGATCTCTGAAATGGCGACAGGTGAAGGTAAAACGCTGGTAGCTACGTTACCCGCATACTTAAACGCATTAGCCGGACAAGGTGTACATATTGTAACCGTGAACGATTACCTTGCACGGCGTGACTCCGAATGGATGGGCCCGTTGTACGAATTCCACGGTTTAAGTGTTGATTGTATCGATAAACACGAGCCAAATTCGGAGGAACGCCGCGCTGCTTACCTTGCTGACATTACATTTGGCACCAATAATGAGTTTGGCTTTGATTACCTGCGTGACAATATGACACGTAGCCCCGAAGAATTGGTTCAACGCCGGCTGCATTATGCCATGGTGGATGAGGTTGACTCGGTGCTGATTGATGACGCGCGTACGCCACTGATCATTTCGGGTCCGATACCCCGCGGTGATGAACATGAGTTTTATGAGTTGAAACCGCGTATTGAGCGCCTGGTAAATGCACAGAAAAACTATGTAAACGGCGCTTTAAACGAAGCAAAAAAATTAATAGCCGAAGGAAAAACCGGCCCCGACGAAGGTGGCCTGGCATTATTACGTGCATTCCGTGGCCTGCCAAAAAGCAAAGCCCTGATCAAATTCCTGAGTGAGGGTCCCAACCGGCAGCTGCTGTTAAAATCAGAGAACTATTACATGCAGGACCAAAGCAAGGAAATGCCAAAGGTTGATGCTGAGCTGTTTTTTATTATCGACGAAAAAAATAACCAGGTGGAACTGGCTGAAAAAGGAATCGAACTGATCACTACTTCTGGTGAGGATCCACATTTCTTTGTAATGCCGGATGTGGGCACCGAAATATCGGATATCGAAAAATCAAACCTGCCTGCCGAAGAAAAAATAGCGAAGAAGGACGCCCTGATGCGCGATTTTTCGATCAAATCTGAACGTATACACTCCGTTAACCAGCTACTGAAAGCATATACCCTGTTTGAAAAGGATACAGAATACATCCTTGACGACGGAAAGGTGAAGATTGTTGATGAGCAAACCGGCCGTGTATTGGATGGCCGCCGCTATTCAGACGGCTTACACCAGGCAATTGAGGCGAAAGAAAATGTAAAAGTTGAAGACGCCACCCAAACCTTTGCCACCATTACCCTGCAAAACTATTTCAGGATGTACCACAAGCTTTGCGGTATGACAGGTACTGCAGTTACCGAAGCTGGTGAGTTTTGGGAGATCTATAAACTGGACGTGGTTGAAATACCAACCAATACCCCAACCAGCCGCGAAGACAGGCAGGACCTGGTTTATCGTACCGTGAGGGAAAAATATAATGCAGTTGCCGAAGAGATCAGCAAATTAACAACGGCGGGCAGACCGGTACTGGTGGGTACCACTTCGGTTGAAATCTCGGAATTACTAAGCCGGATGCTGAAATTGCGTGGCATTAAGCATAATGTGCTGAATGCCAAAATGCACCAAAAGGAAGCGGATATTGTAGCCGAAGCTGGTCAGACAGGGACAGTTACTATAGCAACCAACATGGCAGGCCGTGGTACGGATATTAAATTAGGCCCCGGCGTTAAGGAAGCCGGTGGTTTGGCCATTGTGGGTACCGAGCGCCATGAATCGCGCCGTGTTGACCGTCAGTTGCGTGGCCGTGCGGGCAGGCAGGGCGACCCGGGATCGTCACAGTTCTTTGTATCCCTGGAAGATAACCTGATGCGTTTGTTTGGCTCCGAAAGGATCTCCAACCTGATGGTGAAGATGGGTATTGAAGAGGGCGAGGTGATCCAACATTCCATGATCTCCAATTCCATTGAGCGTGCGCAGAAAAAAGTTGAAGAAAATAACTTTGGTATCCGTAAACGTTTGCTGGAATATGATGATGTGATGAACTCGCAGCGTACCGTTATTTACTCCAAACGTAAAAACGCGTTGTTTGGCGATCGTTTGGATGTGGATATCAGCAACACTGTTTTTGATGTTGTTGAAGATGTGGTGACAGAATATAAGGAAGCCAACAATCACGAAGGCTTTAATATGGAAATGATCCGCATTTTTTCGCTGGATTTTGAAATTACCCAGGAAGATTGGGCCGGCATTACCATTGCCAGCTTAACCGATAAGGTATTTGCAGCCGTTACTGAATTTTATAAACGCAAACAGGAAGCCATTGCACAGCAGGCTTACCCGGTTTTAAAAGATGTTTTTGAAACCCGCGGCGAGTATGTTGAAAATATCATGGTGCCATTTACGGATGGGATCCATGGCATCCAGGTATCTGTTCCGCTTAAGAAAGCTATAAAAAATCACGGCCTGGAAGTTTTCAAATCGTTTGAAAAGAATGTGACCCTTTACCTGATCGACGATGCCTGGAAAGAGCATTTGCGTGAAATGGACGAGTTAAAACAATCCGTACAAAATGCGGTTTACGAACAGAAGGACCCCTTACTGGTTTATAAGTTCGAAGCGTTTGAGTTGTTCCGCCAGATGCTGGCCAGCGTGAACAAGGAGCTGGTAAGCTTCCTGTTCAGGGGCGGGATACCTGTGCAACAGGAGCCCGATGAAGTGCGCGAAGCAAAACCGCAACCCAAATTGGACCTGAAAAAAATGCGCACCTCGAAACCCGAGCTGGTAAGCGAAGCAAATGGCGCAGCCATGCAGGATATGCGCGAACTGCAAAAAGCAGCCCCGGTTAGGGTTGAAAATAAAATAGGCAGAAATGACCCTTGTCCTTGCGGCAGCGGTAAAAAATATAAGAATTGCCATGGTGTAGGGCTGGTGTAG
- a CDS encoding SPOR domain-containing protein: MKNAASYIAKLGLSGCCIFFAPLVSSAQTRGKVEVVKDPLIDTFIARRPQLNKTPGAGESTSSGYRVQIYFGSNRQSAYSAQAKFMSDYPDVPTYVTYTEPNFKVQVGDFRTRLEAQKLQSDLKGMFSTLFIIPTKINPPKPDASND, from the coding sequence ATGAAAAACGCAGCATCTTACATCGCTAAATTAGGCCTGTCAGGTTGCTGTATTTTTTTTGCCCCTTTGGTTTCATCGGCACAAACCCGCGGCAAAGTTGAGGTGGTAAAAGACCCGCTGATAGATACTTTTATTGCCCGGCGGCCTCAGTTAAATAAAACCCCGGGCGCTGGCGAAAGCACCTCAAGCGGGTACCGGGTTCAAATTTATTTTGGATCGAACCGGCAGTCGGCTTATAGTGCGCAGGCTAAGTTCATGAGTGATTACCCGGATGTGCCAACCTATGTTACTTATACCGAACCAAATTTTAAAGTACAGGTGGGCGACTTCCGTACAAGACTGGAAGCCCAGAAATTACAAAGCGATTTGAAGGGCATGTTCAGCACCCTTTTTATTATCCCAACCAAAATAAATCCCCCAAAACCCGACGCGTCAAATGATTAA
- a CDS encoding S41 family peptidase: MPSSGGAATRLTYNSSKDIPYDFSADNQTVYFGTRRYDVASSVRFPDDYYFTKLYQVPAKGGRSIMVNSAGTEYVHFNKAGDKFIFQDRKGYENPYRKHHTSAVTRDIWIYDLKNNAYTKVSPFVGEDREPVWGDGDKFYYLSERNGNQNLYGSSEADINNITQLTHFEKDPVRNLSRADNGTFSFTQDGDIYTLKEGAQPQKVLITATADFNGDQVKNIPVMGQATEMAVSPEGKEVAFVYRGEIFVTSVDGSITKRITNTPYQERMIQFSPDGRSILYSVENGKSWDIYKVSIANKNEPYFYASTTLNFEPVIATDKDEFQGVYSPDGKKIAYLEERNIIKVYDIGTKTSTTLLPEGVNYSYADGDQYFTWSPDGKYLLAQSSEGHIFTNQVILFKTDGSGKRVNLTQSGFNNGQPQWGMGGKMMYWFSDKNGMKNLSRGSQSDIFAMFFDQAAWDKYQLSKDDITIRNEQEKRDSAEIKKKLAATKKGKDTAKVKAPDFVPNLDNLDNRTERLTISSTDIADAKLSPDGEKLYYLARYDKGYNLWVTQPRTNDTKMLAELKDPNGSLVMSNDGKSLFLLADGSIMKVGVDDGKVTPVQIKSNMDLDAAAERAYIFDHIYKQVQKKFFDPKLQGVDWKYYHDNYVKFLPSINNNYDFDVLLSEFLGELNASHTGSGYGPRFPDGDATASLGLLYDNSVGGNGLKVVDVIAGGPFDIDKTKLKKGDIIDKIDGMPITDNEDWAKLLNHKEGKYTQVNFHNPKTNEQFQETVKPINTGMEGNMLLYNRWIKKMEHLTDSLSNGQVGYVHVRGMDDPSYRVTFDKVLGRNIDKKALIVDTRFNGGGWLHDDLATFLSGKEYLTLRPQSNKTQGGESMNKWTRPSCVLMSEGNYSDAFIFPYVYKELNIGKLIGMPVAGTGTAVWWEDQIDNTIFFGIPMISTYGINQTEPTENHQLEPDIKISNDYVKELAGEDQQLETAVKEMLKQIN; encoded by the coding sequence ATGCCCTCAAGCGGCGGTGCCGCCACCCGTTTAACCTATAATTCGAGCAAGGATATCCCTTACGATTTCTCGGCTGATAACCAGACCGTTTATTTCGGCACCCGCCGCTATGATGTGGCCAGTTCCGTTCGGTTTCCGGATGATTATTATTTCACCAAGTTATACCAGGTGCCTGCAAAGGGCGGCCGCAGTATCATGGTAAATTCTGCCGGTACCGAATATGTTCACTTTAACAAAGCAGGCGATAAATTCATTTTCCAGGACCGCAAAGGCTACGAAAATCCCTACCGCAAACACCATACTTCAGCGGTTACCCGGGATATCTGGATCTATGACCTGAAGAATAATGCTTATACCAAAGTATCGCCATTCGTTGGCGAAGACCGCGAACCTGTTTGGGGCGACGGCGATAAATTTTATTACCTGAGCGAACGTAACGGCAATCAAAACCTTTACGGCTCCTCAGAAGCGGATATCAATAACATCACCCAATTGACTCATTTTGAAAAAGACCCGGTACGTAACCTGTCCAGAGCTGATAATGGCACCTTCTCTTTTACCCAGGACGGTGATATTTACACGTTGAAAGAAGGCGCGCAGCCCCAAAAAGTATTGATCACCGCGACAGCTGATTTCAACGGCGACCAGGTAAAAAATATCCCTGTAATGGGCCAGGCTACAGAAATGGCGGTATCTCCTGAAGGTAAAGAGGTGGCTTTTGTTTACAGGGGCGAGATCTTTGTTACCTCAGTTGACGGCAGCATTACCAAACGAATAACCAATACACCCTACCAGGAGCGGATGATCCAGTTTAGCCCGGATGGCCGCAGTATTTTGTATTCGGTTGAAAATGGAAAGTCGTGGGACATTTACAAAGTATCCATCGCCAATAAAAACGAGCCCTACTTTTATGCCTCCACCACCCTGAATTTTGAGCCGGTAATCGCTACGGATAAGGATGAATTCCAGGGCGTTTATTCGCCGGATGGCAAAAAGATAGCTTACCTGGAAGAAAGGAATATTATTAAGGTTTATGATATCGGCACTAAAACTTCAACTACTTTGCTGCCCGAAGGCGTAAATTATTCGTATGCCGATGGTGACCAGTATTTTACCTGGTCGCCTGACGGCAAATACCTGCTGGCGCAATCAAGCGAAGGGCATATTTTTACCAACCAGGTCATTTTATTTAAAACCGATGGCAGTGGCAAACGGGTTAATTTAACCCAAAGCGGTTTCAATAACGGGCAGCCGCAATGGGGAATGGGCGGAAAAATGATGTATTGGTTCTCGGACAAAAACGGTATGAAAAACCTGAGCCGCGGCAGCCAGAGTGATATTTTTGCAATGTTTTTTGACCAGGCCGCCTGGGATAAATATCAGCTAAGCAAGGACGACATCACCATACGGAACGAACAGGAAAAACGCGATTCGGCAGAAATTAAAAAGAAGCTGGCGGCAACAAAAAAAGGGAAAGATACAGCCAAAGTAAAAGCCCCTGATTTTGTGCCTAACCTGGATAACCTTGACAACCGCACGGAGCGGCTTACCATCAGCTCAACCGATATTGCTGATGCCAAACTATCGCCCGATGGCGAAAAGCTTTATTACCTGGCCCGGTACGATAAGGGCTACAATTTATGGGTAACCCAGCCACGCACCAACGATACCAAAATGCTGGCCGAACTAAAAGACCCCAATGGTTCGCTGGTGATGAGCAACGATGGAAAATCCTTATTCCTGCTGGCCGACGGCAGCATTATGAAAGTAGGTGTGGATGACGGCAAAGTAACGCCCGTTCAAATAAAATCAAATATGGACCTGGATGCCGCTGCAGAAAGGGCTTACATATTCGACCATATTTACAAACAGGTACAGAAGAAGTTTTTTGACCCTAAACTGCAGGGTGTAGACTGGAAATATTACCACGACAATTATGTGAAGTTTTTGCCCTCCATCAATAACAATTATGATTTTGATGTATTGCTTAGCGAGTTTTTAGGCGAATTGAACGCTTCGCATACGGGCAGTGGTTATGGCCCCCGTTTTCCTGACGGCGATGCGACAGCCTCATTAGGTTTATTGTATGATAATTCCGTTGGCGGCAACGGCCTGAAGGTAGTGGACGTTATTGCCGGCGGTCCTTTTGATATCGATAAAACTAAATTGAAAAAAGGCGATATCATTGATAAAATTGATGGTATGCCGATTACAGATAATGAAGACTGGGCAAAATTATTGAATCATAAGGAAGGGAAATACACCCAGGTAAATTTCCATAACCCAAAGACAAACGAACAATTCCAGGAAACGGTAAAACCTATCAATACCGGAATGGAAGGCAATATGCTGCTTTATAACCGCTGGATAAAAAAGATGGAACATTTAACCGACAGCCTATCCAACGGGCAGGTGGGTTATGTGCATGTGCGCGGTATGGATGACCCAAGTTACCGGGTTACATTCGACAAGGTTTTGGGTAGAAATATTGATAAAAAAGCACTGATAGTTGACACCCGTTTTAACGGCGGCGGATGGCTGCATGATGACCTGGCCACCTTTTTGAGCGGGAAAGAATATTTAACCCTGCGCCCGCAAAGCAATAAAACCCAGGGCGGAGAATCCATGAACAAATGGACCCGGCCAAGCTGCGTTTTAATGAGCGAAGGCAATTATTCAGACGCGTTTATTTTCCCTTACGTTTATAAAGAATTGAATATTGGAAAGCTGATCGGCATGCCGGTAGCCGGTACCGGAACAGCCGTATGGTGGGAAGACCAGATTGATAATACCATATTTTTCGGCATCCCGATGATCTCCACCTATGGCATCAATCAAACTGAACCTACCGAAAACCACCAGCTGGAACCGGACATAAAAATAAGCAATGATTATGTAAAAGAACTGGCCGGAGAAGACCAGCAACTGGAAACAGCCGTAAAGGAAATGCTGAAACAGATTAATTGA
- the purD gene encoding phosphoribosylamine--glycine ligase produces the protein MNILLLGSGGRESAFAWKISQSPKCQQLFIAPGNAGTGQYGKNLDIKVNDFEGIKKATLEHMIDLVLVGPEEPLVKGIHDFFLADQLLKNIPVIGPQREGAQLEGSKDFSKQFMVRNNIPAAASKTFTKDTLQEGCEYLASIGLPIVLKADGLAAGKGVLICASVGEARQELNEMLLEAKFGDASSSVVIEQFLSGIELSVFVMTDGSHYKILPEAKDYKRIGEGDTGLNTGGMGSVSPVPFADAAFMKKVEDRVIIPTVEGLKKENIPYKGFIFIGLMNCAGEPWVIEYNCRMGDPETESVMLRIESDFVELLSGVAEGNLDQKELIISKKVAATVVMVAGGYPGEYLKHKTITGIENVHDSTVFHAGTYLDGEEIKTSGGRVLAVSTLQDNLFNALQQATADAARIYYDGMYFRKDIGFDLL, from the coding sequence ATGAATATCCTGCTCCTCGGTTCGGGCGGAAGGGAAAGCGCCTTCGCCTGGAAAATTTCTCAAAGCCCAAAATGTCAGCAGCTTTTTATAGCGCCAGGTAATGCCGGCACCGGCCAATATGGTAAAAACCTGGATATTAAGGTGAATGATTTTGAAGGTATAAAAAAGGCAACACTTGAGCACATGATCGACCTGGTTTTGGTTGGCCCCGAGGAACCATTGGTTAAAGGGATTCATGATTTTTTCCTGGCGGATCAGCTATTGAAAAACATCCCTGTTATAGGCCCGCAGCGTGAAGGCGCCCAACTGGAAGGTAGCAAAGATTTCTCCAAACAGTTTATGGTGCGTAATAACATCCCTGCCGCCGCATCAAAAACTTTCACCAAAGATACCTTACAGGAAGGCTGCGAATACCTGGCTTCCATAGGCTTGCCCATCGTTTTGAAGGCGGATGGCCTTGCTGCAGGTAAAGGCGTTTTGATCTGTGCTTCCGTAGGCGAAGCCCGGCAAGAACTAAATGAAATGCTGCTGGAAGCCAAGTTTGGCGACGCCAGCTCAAGCGTGGTGATTGAACAATTTTTATCAGGCATTGAGCTTTCGGTATTTGTGATGACCGATGGCTCACACTATAAAATTTTACCCGAAGCCAAAGATTATAAAAGAATTGGCGAAGGCGACACCGGCTTAAATACCGGTGGTATGGGCTCGGTAAGCCCGGTACCTTTTGCCGATGCAGCCTTTATGAAAAAGGTTGAAGATAGGGTGATCATCCCGACAGTTGAAGGTTTAAAAAAAGAAAATATCCCTTATAAAGGCTTTATTTTTATCGGCCTGATGAATTGCGCCGGCGAACCCTGGGTAATTGAATATAATTGCCGAATGGGCGATCCTGAAACCGAAAGCGTAATGCTGCGGATAGAATCGGATTTTGTGGAGCTGCTTTCAGGTGTTGCAGAAGGCAATCTTGACCAAAAGGAATTAATTATTTCAAAAAAAGTAGCTGCAACCGTAGTAATGGTCGCAGGCGGATATCCCGGCGAATATTTAAAACATAAAACCATTACCGGAATTGAAAACGTGCACGATTCAACCGTTTTCCATGCGGGCACCTACCTGGATGGCGAAGAAATAAAAACTTCAGGAGGCCGCGTTTTAGCGGTTTCAACTTTGCAGGATAATTTATTTAATGCCTTACAACAAGCGACCGCCGATGCTGCGCGGATCTATTATGACGGTATGTACTTCCGGAAAGATATTGGATTTGATTTGTTGTAG
- a CDS encoding M20 metallopeptidase family protein, with amino-acid sequence MIKEQIQQLSKDIFNDVVANRRHLHSHPELSFQEFETSAFIGRKLDELGLTYQKMADNGLVALIKGEKPSDKVVALRADMDALPITEVNEVAYKSQNVGVMHACGHDAHTSSLLGTAKILTALKSEFGGTVKLIFQPAEEKLPGGASLMIKEGVLENPKPQAVIGQHVMPLIDAGKVGFRAGKYMASTDEIYVTVHGKGGHGAQPQQNIDPVIITAHILTALQTIVSRSADPKSPSVLSFGKVIANGATNVIPNEVYLEGTFRTMDEKWRSEAHVKMKKMAEGIAESMGGSCDFNIMRGYPFLINEEKLTASARGFAEDYLGKENVLDLDIWMAAEDFAYYSQVADSCFYRLGTRNESRGITSSVHTPTFDVEEDAFKISTGLMAYMAIKQLGN; translated from the coding sequence ATGATTAAAGAGCAGATTCAACAGCTATCCAAAGATATTTTTAATGATGTGGTAGCCAACCGCCGCCACCTGCACTCCCATCCCGAGTTATCCTTTCAGGAGTTTGAAACTTCAGCGTTCATCGGCCGTAAGCTGGACGAACTGGGGCTCACCTACCAAAAAATGGCCGACAATGGCCTGGTTGCGCTGATAAAAGGTGAAAAACCGTCAGATAAAGTGGTGGCCCTGCGCGCCGATATGGATGCTTTGCCGATCACCGAAGTTAATGAAGTTGCCTACAAGTCGCAGAACGTTGGAGTGATGCATGCCTGCGGTCATGATGCGCATACTTCGTCATTATTGGGCACTGCAAAAATACTGACTGCGCTGAAAAGCGAGTTTGGTGGTACCGTTAAACTGATCTTCCAACCGGCAGAAGAAAAGTTACCCGGCGGCGCAAGTTTAATGATTAAGGAAGGCGTACTGGAAAACCCGAAACCTCAGGCGGTCATCGGGCAGCATGTAATGCCATTGATAGATGCGGGAAAAGTTGGGTTCCGTGCCGGCAAGTACATGGCTTCGACGGATGAAATTTATGTAACCGTACACGGCAAGGGCGGCCACGGCGCGCAGCCGCAGCAAAACATCGACCCGGTAATTATTACCGCTCATATACTCACCGCATTGCAAACCATAGTAAGCCGGTCTGCCGATCCTAAAAGCCCGTCGGTCCTTTCCTTCGGAAAAGTAATAGCCAACGGCGCTACCAACGTGATCCCGAACGAGGTTTACCTGGAAGGCACTTTCCGTACCATGGATGAAAAATGGCGAAGTGAAGCGCATGTCAAAATGAAAAAAATGGCAGAAGGCATTGCCGAAAGTATGGGCGGCAGCTGCGATTTTAATATCATGCGCGGATACCCATTTTTGATTAACGAAGAAAAACTAACCGCATCGGCCCGTGGCTTTGCCGAAGATTACCTGGGTAAGGAAAACGTGCTCGACCTGGATATCTGGATGGCTGCCGAAGATTTCGCCTATTACTCGCAGGTGGCTGATTCCTGCTTTTACCGTTTGGGGACCCGTAACGAAAGCCGGGGCATTACCTCATCCGTACATACCCCCACTTTTGATGTGGAAGAAGACGCGTTTAAGATCAGCACCGGGTTGATGGCTTATATGGCTATTAAGCAGCTGGGGAATTGA